Proteins co-encoded in one Candidatus Ozemobacteraceae bacterium genomic window:
- a CDS encoding sulfite exporter TauE/SafE family protein: MERMSRYRPFFLVVLALLLALPVFAGGAFELTTAGVRYVVRDDSGQIVQTVKPEYDTTSGKYYVRDGANRVIAQNLSSEAAMSQIKIVAPVEGNTHSVKTRDFLGNTVPVLRELSASDGRYQQLKSYIESDPGLRNIVAMQVEARNTKIERLQQEVNAGVRDPKLAEWLVSDLKKPVYLEVGDSGSIYHDSKGFVLAETDTNGQVAYRDNSNANRLVIPGDSEAFQGGMNDSSAASVIAHEVGHMIMDQTYETPNYPRTRYAGAHTKNSVTDEGFAYSEGWAEAIETLANKDRLGNSSSWRVQSQKNIAENNYVFKNQGVVSGANDGILKTGSEQLSTEGVNASLFYKMLTDNRIQAPYQKVLDVFESSKPQTYRDFLQSYIQKYPEDRSYVIKQFLENTKYTTVDPTATSRYKALFDAEQAWKNSPNDAALEAAYRQQQASYNQWKEQAYQQTVVDGKIDRAIDGGTAYAYSDDTSKQFRQLKLSETLLRGKKALGVGLERAADSIKQSFSVKNVAITAGTSIAVNLVSQIASGEKPSLKQALSAVASMQFVGNVVGSSMGAAAGHVIAPLIQTFVPIPVVGAIAGSLLPTLTSIAGGQFGGNLGAGMSFKEALKNLDPVAIAGQAVGSTVGSMLGAMIPIPVIGPMIGGMLGGFLGEKLFTGIAKLFGRDKKSKKTTAATTAPVPQMMLQDTESEPVVKTAPKARESYDPVRLDASIDCIPYANMHKNLRVVKDEYEAAYQKYVQAATSGNQAQAQAMLNAFVQQRERYRRALGAYTK, encoded by the coding sequence ATGGAACGCATGTCGCGGTATCGCCCATTCTTCCTGGTGGTGCTGGCTCTGCTGCTGGCTCTGCCCGTCTTTGCCGGCGGGGCGTTCGAGCTGACCACGGCGGGCGTGCGCTACGTCGTCCGGGACGACTCCGGCCAGATCGTCCAGACGGTGAAGCCCGAATACGACACCACTTCAGGGAAATACTATGTCCGCGACGGGGCGAACCGCGTCATCGCGCAGAATCTCTCGTCGGAAGCGGCGATGTCGCAGATCAAGATCGTGGCGCCGGTCGAAGGCAATACGCACAGCGTCAAGACCCGCGATTTCCTGGGAAACACCGTTCCCGTCCTTCGCGAGCTTTCCGCCAGCGACGGCCGGTATCAGCAGCTGAAATCCTACATCGAGAGCGATCCGGGACTCCGGAACATCGTCGCGATGCAGGTCGAGGCGCGCAACACGAAGATCGAGCGGCTCCAGCAGGAAGTGAACGCGGGCGTCCGCGACCCGAAGCTGGCCGAGTGGCTGGTCAGCGACCTGAAGAAGCCGGTGTATCTCGAAGTGGGCGATTCCGGCTCGATCTATCACGACTCGAAGGGCTTCGTCCTCGCCGAAACCGATACGAACGGCCAGGTCGCCTACCGCGACAACAGCAACGCGAACCGGCTCGTCATCCCGGGCGACAGTGAAGCGTTCCAGGGCGGCATGAACGACTCGTCGGCGGCCTCGGTCATCGCGCACGAAGTCGGCCACATGATCATGGACCAGACCTACGAGACGCCGAACTACCCCAGGACGCGCTACGCCGGCGCCCACACGAAGAACTCGGTCACCGACGAGGGGTTCGCCTACTCCGAGGGCTGGGCCGAGGCGATCGAGACGCTGGCGAACAAGGACCGCCTCGGCAACTCGAGCTCCTGGCGCGTGCAGAGCCAGAAGAACATCGCGGAAAACAACTACGTTTTCAAGAACCAGGGCGTGGTCAGCGGGGCGAACGACGGCATCCTCAAGACCGGCAGCGAGCAGCTTTCGACCGAAGGCGTCAACGCGTCGCTGTTCTACAAGATGCTCACCGACAACCGCATCCAGGCGCCGTATCAGAAAGTGCTCGACGTGTTCGAGTCATCCAAGCCGCAGACCTACCGCGACTTTCTCCAGTCGTATATCCAGAAATACCCGGAAGACCGCAGCTACGTCATCAAGCAGTTCCTCGAAAACACGAAATACACGACGGTCGATCCGACCGCCACCAGCCGCTACAAGGCACTTTTCGACGCCGAACAGGCCTGGAAGAACTCCCCGAACGACGCCGCGCTCGAAGCGGCCTACAGGCAGCAGCAGGCTTCGTACAACCAGTGGAAGGAACAGGCCTACCAGCAGACGGTCGTCGACGGGAAAATCGACCGGGCGATCGACGGCGGCACGGCGTATGCCTATTCCGACGATACGTCGAAGCAGTTCCGGCAGCTCAAGCTCAGCGAAACCCTCCTGAGAGGCAAGAAAGCGCTCGGCGTCGGTCTGGAACGGGCCGCCGACTCGATCAAGCAGTCGTTCAGCGTAAAGAACGTCGCGATCACGGCGGGAACGTCGATCGCGGTCAACCTGGTCAGCCAGATCGCCTCGGGGGAAAAGCCGAGCCTCAAGCAGGCCCTGTCGGCCGTCGCCTCGATGCAGTTCGTCGGCAACGTCGTCGGCAGCTCGATGGGCGCGGCGGCGGGCCATGTCATCGCGCCGCTGATCCAGACGTTCGTCCCGATCCCGGTCGTGGGGGCCATCGCCGGCTCCCTGCTTCCGACCCTGACCTCGATCGCGGGCGGCCAGTTCGGCGGCAACCTCGGCGCCGGCATGAGTTTCAAGGAAGCCCTCAAGAACCTCGATCCCGTCGCGATCGCCGGCCAGGCCGTCGGCTCGACCGTCGGCTCGATGCTCGGCGCGATGATCCCGATCCCGGTCATCGGGCCGATGATCGGCGGCATGCTGGGCGGGTTCCTCGGTGAGAAGCTGTTCACCGGTATCGCGAAGCTGTTCGGCCGCGACAAGAAATCGAAGAAGACCACCGCGGCAACGACCGCCCCCGTCCCCCAGATGATGCTTCAGGACACCGAATCCGAGCCGGTCGTGAAAACGGCCCCGAAAGCGCGCGAATCGTACGACCCGGTTCGGCTCGACGCCTCGATCGACTGCATTCCCTACGCGAACATGCACAAGAACCTGCGCGTCGTGAAAGACGAGTATGAGGCGGCATACCAGAAATACGTCCAGGCCGCCACGTCGGGCAACCAGGCGCAGGCCCAGGCCATGCTCAATGCCTTCGTCCAGCAGCGCGAGCGGTACCGCCGGGCCCTGGGCGCCTACACCAAGTGA
- a CDS encoding SpoIIE family protein phosphatase has product MTPRAGMRSAGFSFLGMPRESEVTRTVLFGLGWAVALGILLARPQNSALWAGAILYLVVAMALTVRSWLQYRREIRFLREFQHLSQTLDDIRELDTERPFDHILESVQRIVGFDRAVIFLEDEQAQTLRAVQAIDLDEERRAAMVIPKSEGSLIWKLLKHTEACIISRSPWTDPDMARWLDLLRTDAVALAPIARGGKCWGMLLVDRHVEKEPITDDDLLQLQVLADQVGITFQNHSLNEELSRRATLVTAQNERYKREVQLAKLVQDGVLPRTPPNWPGLVPAVCLRSARVIGGDFFTYLETCGRGRGACNRPSCDVSCPDKLFGMLIGDVCGKGIPAALVMAVVNCLFREKVAGCADPACLLSEVNVSLKDFLGAESRLHSSAFVGFVSKATNRFVYANAGHDFPLLWRASTGKLEPLESTGTLIGIFRESAFTTRTVELAPGDAVFLYTDGLTDFFEQERGAEDGYEMLQAWLLERLPRPPAEIIAEIEKMIDASTAESHDDISAAMLTYEG; this is encoded by the coding sequence CCTTTCTGGGCATGCCCCGCGAATCCGAGGTGACCCGCACCGTTCTGTTCGGGCTCGGCTGGGCCGTCGCCCTGGGAATCCTCCTCGCCCGCCCCCAGAACTCCGCCTTGTGGGCCGGGGCCATCCTCTATCTCGTCGTCGCCATGGCGCTGACGGTGCGCTCCTGGCTGCAATACAGACGGGAAATACGCTTCCTGCGCGAGTTCCAGCACCTCTCCCAGACGCTCGACGATATCCGCGAGCTCGACACCGAGCGGCCGTTCGACCACATCCTCGAATCGGTTCAGCGCATCGTTGGCTTCGACCGGGCCGTCATCTTCCTCGAGGACGAGCAGGCGCAGACCCTGCGCGCCGTACAGGCGATCGATCTCGACGAGGAGCGGCGCGCGGCCATGGTGATTCCGAAATCCGAAGGCTCGCTGATCTGGAAACTGTTGAAACATACCGAGGCGTGTATTATATCCCGCTCCCCCTGGACCGATCCCGACATGGCCCGATGGCTGGACCTGCTTCGTACCGATGCCGTCGCGCTCGCGCCCATCGCCCGGGGCGGAAAATGCTGGGGGATGCTGCTGGTCGACCGTCACGTCGAGAAAGAGCCCATCACCGACGACGACCTGCTGCAGCTGCAGGTGCTCGCCGACCAGGTCGGCATCACGTTCCAGAACCACTCGCTGAACGAGGAGTTGAGCCGGAGGGCCACCCTCGTGACGGCCCAGAACGAACGATACAAGCGCGAAGTCCAGCTCGCCAAACTGGTCCAGGACGGCGTGTTGCCGCGCACCCCCCCAAACTGGCCGGGGCTCGTTCCGGCCGTCTGTCTCCGGTCCGCAAGGGTGATCGGGGGCGATTTCTTCACCTACCTCGAAACGTGCGGCCGCGGTCGCGGCGCCTGCAATCGTCCGTCCTGCGACGTCTCGTGCCCCGACAAGTTGTTCGGAATGCTGATCGGCGACGTCTGCGGGAAGGGCATTCCGGCGGCTCTCGTCATGGCGGTCGTCAACTGCCTGTTCAGAGAAAAAGTCGCGGGCTGCGCGGATCCCGCCTGCCTGCTCAGCGAGGTGAACGTGTCGCTCAAGGATTTCCTTGGGGCCGAGTCGAGGCTGCACTCGAGCGCGTTCGTCGGGTTCGTCAGCAAAGCCACGAATCGCTTCGTCTACGCGAATGCCGGCCATGATTTTCCTCTGCTGTGGCGGGCATCGACGGGCAAGCTGGAACCGCTCGAATCGACCGGGACCCTCATCGGCATCTTCCGGGAAAGCGCCTTTACCACCAGGACGGTCGAACTGGCGCCCGGCGATGCGGTGTTCCTCTATACCGACGGCCTCACCGATTTCTTCGAGCAGGAGCGGGGGGCCGAAGACGGATACGAAATGTTGCAGGCCTGGCTGCTCGAACGGCTTCCGCGGCCGCCCGCCGAGATCATCGCCGAGATCGAGAAAATGATCGACGCTTCCACCGCGGAGTCGCACGACGACATTTCCGCCGCGATGCTCACCTACGAGGGCTGA